From a region of the Catalinimonas alkaloidigena genome:
- a CDS encoding ATP-binding protein, whose translation MENHVLRAHAEQQFAEELEALKKVDDRHRPPNWHLSPWAVVTYLIGGKLKNGFEVSPKYIGNRRLMEIAVATLTTDRALLLYGLPGTAKSWVSEHLAAAISGDSTLLIQGTAGTSEEAVRYGWNYARLLAEGPSEAALVVTPLMRGMREGKTVRVEELTRITADVQDTLITVLSEKTLPIPELDHEVQATKGFNVIATANNRDKGVNELSGALKRRFNTVILPTPATMDEEIAIVQRRVADLGRSLELPAEAPALEEIRRLVTIFRELRGGVTVDGKTKLKSPSGTLSSAEAISVVGSGLALAAHFGDGRLTAHDLASGLVGSVVKDPVQDRVVWQEYLETVVRNRDGWKDLYRACKEAEGDVMQGE comes from the coding sequence ATGGAAAATCACGTACTCCGCGCCCACGCGGAACAACAATTTGCGGAAGAACTCGAGGCGCTGAAAAAGGTCGACGACCGGCACCGCCCGCCAAACTGGCACCTCTCGCCCTGGGCGGTAGTGACCTACCTGATCGGCGGGAAACTGAAGAACGGCTTCGAAGTCTCTCCGAAATACATCGGCAACCGACGCCTGATGGAAATTGCCGTCGCGACCCTGACCACTGACCGCGCTCTGCTGCTGTACGGCCTGCCCGGCACCGCCAAGTCGTGGGTGTCGGAGCACCTGGCGGCCGCCATTTCCGGCGACTCCACCCTTCTGATTCAGGGTACCGCCGGAACCAGCGAAGAGGCCGTCCGCTACGGCTGGAACTACGCCCGTCTTCTCGCCGAAGGCCCCAGCGAAGCCGCCCTGGTCGTCACGCCGCTGATGCGCGGCATGCGCGAGGGAAAAACCGTACGGGTAGAAGAACTGACCCGCATCACCGCCGACGTGCAGGATACGCTCATCACGGTGCTGTCGGAAAAAACGCTGCCCATCCCCGAACTCGACCACGAGGTGCAGGCGACGAAAGGCTTCAACGTGATCGCCACGGCTAACAACCGCGACAAAGGCGTCAACGAACTGTCGGGTGCCCTGAAACGCCGCTTCAACACGGTGATTCTGCCGACGCCCGCCACGATGGACGAGGAAATCGCGATTGTGCAGCGCCGGGTGGCCGACCTGGGCCGCAGCCTCGAACTCCCCGCCGAAGCGCCCGCCCTGGAGGAAATCCGCCGGCTGGTCACCATCTTTCGTGAATTGCGCGGCGGAGTCACCGTCGACGGCAAAACCAAGCTCAAATCGCCTTCCGGCACGCTCAGCTCCGCCGAAGCCATTTCGGTCGTCGGCAGCGGGCTGGCGCTAGCGGCTCATTTCGGCGACGGCCGCCTCACCGCCCACGACCTTGCCTCGGGACTCGTCGGCTCCGTCGTAAAAGATCCCGTACAGGACCGCGTCGTCTGGCAGGAATACCTCGAAACGGTCGTCCGGAACCGCGACGGTTGGAAAGATCTTTACCGCGCTTGCAAAGAGGCCGAAGGCGACGTGATGCAGGGGGAATAA
- a CDS encoding DUF5691 domain-containing protein, with amino-acid sequence MTPWNDLIKTALLGTYRASLPTDLPAPWQPNLAQLPESDQETQFWQLCALAHNYTLVGQTPPVVVNPPTPAPPETLPPCTEQSRFLLETVLRHKVEPLIERWLQRCAARQQRAPAHLLPRLLELAQETPAWFGWIQRVAGERGPWLAAWRPEHYAPLGQSDEALWQTGRPAERKQAMKRWLDHDPAQARQAMQENWSGEKSEFRVDLLELLSPHLTPEDEPWLESLLDQDRSQKVREVVIHLLQRLPESQLNRQMTSLALSCCHFKKGGMLRKSTLDITWPDCFTPEQERYGLRTDQQRSTLVISTLISLIPPVAWEQITGLSPDKLVTWFQEHDLMQDHLNDLADAVHARRNVDWARAFLNHSQEQRFLPLLELLPVEERNTYLLSVVEQSDQNAIFTLINQYAHFPWSLALAEAVLSKMSGGYYNADPLKPFIPFLPLGILPKLPDLKPQRGYYARHWDTLQATLTDWLHLREDIDKSFQS; translated from the coding sequence ATGACACCCTGGAACGACCTGATCAAGACGGCCTTGCTGGGGACGTATCGCGCCTCCCTACCGACCGACCTGCCTGCCCCCTGGCAGCCAAACCTGGCTCAACTGCCGGAGTCCGATCAGGAAACCCAGTTCTGGCAACTGTGTGCACTGGCCCACAACTATACCCTGGTGGGACAGACGCCGCCCGTAGTGGTAAATCCTCCCACGCCTGCGCCCCCCGAAACGCTGCCGCCGTGCACAGAACAATCACGCTTCTTGCTGGAAACAGTCTTGCGCCACAAGGTAGAGCCGCTGATCGAGCGATGGTTGCAGCGCTGCGCGGCGCGACAGCAGCGGGCTCCGGCGCATCTGCTGCCCCGTCTGTTGGAACTGGCGCAGGAAACGCCCGCCTGGTTCGGATGGATTCAACGAGTGGCAGGCGAACGTGGTCCCTGGCTGGCGGCCTGGCGTCCCGAGCACTACGCACCGCTGGGCCAATCGGATGAAGCCCTCTGGCAAACCGGCCGCCCGGCGGAGCGCAAACAGGCGATGAAGCGGTGGCTGGACCACGATCCCGCACAGGCACGTCAGGCAATGCAGGAAAACTGGAGCGGCGAAAAATCGGAGTTCCGGGTCGATCTGCTCGAACTCCTTTCCCCGCACCTTACGCCGGAAGACGAACCGTGGCTGGAATCGCTACTGGACCAGGACCGTAGCCAGAAAGTACGCGAAGTAGTCATTCACCTGTTACAAAGGTTACCTGAATCGCAGTTGAACCGGCAGATGACAAGCCTCGCCCTCTCGTGCTGCCACTTCAAAAAAGGAGGAATGCTGCGCAAATCCACGCTGGACATCACCTGGCCCGATTGCTTCACGCCCGAACAGGAGCGCTACGGACTACGGACCGACCAACAACGATCCACGCTGGTAATCAGCACATTGATTTCGTTGATTCCGCCGGTCGCCTGGGAGCAGATCACGGGACTCTCGCCGGACAAACTGGTGACCTGGTTTCAGGAACACGACCTGATGCAGGACCATCTGAATGATCTGGCCGACGCCGTCCACGCCCGCCGAAATGTAGACTGGGCACGCGCCTTTCTGAACCATTCACAGGAACAGCGATTCCTGCCGTTGCTGGAACTGCTGCCCGTCGAAGAGCGCAATACCTATTTGCTGTCGGTGGTGGAACAGAGCGACCAGAACGCCATTTTCACGCTGATCAACCAATATGCGCATTTCCCGTGGTCGCTTGCGCTGGCCGAAGCGGTGCTGAGCAAAATGTCGGGCGGATATTACAACGCCGATCCGCTCAAGCCGTTTATTCCCTTTCTGCCGTTGGGCATCCTCCCGAAGCTACCGGACCTGAAACCGCAACGCGGCTATTACGCCCGTCATTGGGACACGCTCCAGGCCACCTTAACCGACTGGCTCCACCTGCGGGAAGATATTGACAAAAGCTTTCAATCCTGA
- a CDS encoding SWIM zinc finger domain-containing protein codes for MALAPDAASAKAAQGLKRPKWDLLGRQDQALWGECKGSGSRPYQVRVDLSQPAFKCSCPSRKFPCKHGLALLLLWARQPDDFAETEAPDWVAEWLAQRMARQEKKAAAPTKAPDADAQQKRQDARLEKVMGGVAELRLWLKDLAGMGLMRVPEQRDRLWADITARMVDAQAPGLAARLRALGDLNYTRPTWQGELLRHLTQLFLLTEAFERLDQLPPAMQEDVRSLIGWTYKQDELKQQQPTVQDEWLVLARTQQLDQDLLVMRHWLQGQRTERFALVIHFTHRSQTADLSLIPGMAFEGDLVFYPGTVPLRALVERRGDRVDAPSPEGFAHWQHADEAFAAQLARQPWADEMPMLVRDLTLVPHGAHWALVDATGTARQVHNDDLWPMLALSGGEPMLFFLLRTPGHWHVLGAWHHETYYPL; via the coding sequence TTGGCCCTGGCCCCTGACGCCGCCTCGGCCAAAGCGGCCCAAGGATTGAAGCGCCCCAAATGGGATCTTCTCGGGCGACAAGACCAGGCCCTCTGGGGCGAATGCAAAGGCAGTGGCAGCCGCCCCTATCAGGTGCGGGTCGACCTCAGCCAGCCCGCCTTTAAATGCTCCTGTCCCAGTCGGAAATTTCCATGTAAACATGGGCTGGCGTTGCTTCTGCTGTGGGCGCGCCAACCGGACGATTTTGCCGAAACCGAAGCGCCCGATTGGGTCGCCGAGTGGCTCGCGCAACGCATGGCCCGGCAGGAGAAAAAAGCGGCCGCCCCTACCAAAGCTCCTGATGCCGACGCCCAACAAAAGCGCCAGGATGCCCGATTGGAGAAGGTCATGGGTGGGGTCGCCGAGTTGCGACTCTGGCTGAAAGACCTGGCCGGCATGGGCCTGATGCGTGTGCCCGAACAACGCGACCGCCTCTGGGCGGACATCACGGCCCGCATGGTGGATGCGCAGGCCCCCGGCCTCGCCGCACGGCTGCGTGCCCTCGGTGACCTCAACTATACCCGACCGACGTGGCAAGGCGAACTGCTGCGCCACCTGACCCAACTCTTTCTTCTGACCGAAGCCTTCGAGCGGCTGGACCAGCTCCCCCCGGCGATGCAAGAGGACGTGCGTTCGCTGATCGGCTGGACCTACAAACAGGACGAGCTGAAACAACAGCAACCGACCGTGCAGGACGAGTGGCTGGTGCTGGCCCGTACGCAACAACTGGATCAGGATCTGCTGGTAATGCGGCATTGGTTGCAAGGACAACGCACGGAGCGTTTCGCGCTCGTCATCCACTTTACGCACCGCTCGCAAACGGCCGACCTGAGTCTGATCCCCGGCATGGCGTTCGAGGGCGACCTGGTTTTCTATCCCGGCACGGTTCCGCTGCGGGCGTTGGTAGAGCGCCGGGGCGATCGGGTCGACGCGCCTTCGCCGGAAGGGTTTGCCCACTGGCAGCACGCCGACGAAGCGTTTGCCGCTCAACTGGCCCGGCAACCCTGGGCCGACGAAATGCCGATGCTGGTCCGCGACCTCACGCTGGTGCCGCACGGTGCTCACTGGGCATTAGTCGACGCCACCGGCACCGCCCGTCAGGTCCACAACGACGACCTCTGGCCGATGCTGGCACTCAGCGGCGGCGAACCCATGCTCTTTTTTCTGCTGCGCACGCCGGGGCACTGGCACGTGCTGGGCGCGTGGCACCACGAAACGTATTATCCGCTATGA